A region of the Deinococcus psychrotolerans genome:
CATGGCCACGCTGCCCGTTTCACCCGTGATGAGCAAGGCATTGTTGCGCTGATCATCCTGCAAGTCGGGATCGGCCCCCGCCGCAATGAGGGCGCGGGCCACCGAGACGTGATCACCCTTGGCTGCCCAGGTCAGGGCCGTGCGCCGACCCGAATCTGACGCGTTGACGGACGCGCCTGCGTTCAGCGCAGCTTGGATCCGCGCCAGATCTCCATTTTGAGCGGCCTGGAGCAGCTGTGCATTCAGTTGAGTTTGATGCTGTGAAACGTTCACCGTTCTCCCCTTGGCGCTGACTGTGCTGAAAGGCGTCGGAAAGCTGCTCAGCACAATTATCCCAAATATCAGTCCCCTGGCCGCCATCACGCGCCCTGGCATTTTACTGGCCCAGCACCGTCGTGACAGCGTCGGTGCCGCATTTCTCGTCGGTCAGGCCGCTGGGTGCGCCGCCCACGCCCACCGCGCCCACCACTGCGCCGCCGACCCGGATTGGTGCGCCGCCCGCCAGCACCAGGTAGCCGGGAATATCGGCCAGTGCCGGATTATTGGGCAGGTTCTTGGCAATGTCGCTGGTCAGCGCTCTGGCACTGGCGCTGGTAAACGCCTTACCGGAGCTGGCCCCCAACGTGTGCGGCCCGGCGTTCTCGGAACGGGCCACAGCCAGGGTCACGCCGCTGCGGATCCACCACGGTGGCGCTGACGTTGTAGCCGAGTTGTGCACAGTTATTCACGGCCAGCGTGGCAATCCGGCTGGCGGCGCTCAGACTCAAGCTGGCTGGGGACACCGTGGC
Encoded here:
- a CDS encoding heme-binding protein, whose amino-acid sequence is MARSENAGPHTLGASSGKAFTSASARALTSDIAKNLPNNPALADIPGYLVLAGGAPIRVGGAVVGAVGVGGAPSGLTDEKCGTDAVTTVLGQ